A stretch of Desulfotalea psychrophila LSv54 DNA encodes these proteins:
- a CDS encoding selenium metabolism-associated LysR family transcriptional regulator translates to METRHLKIFVAVYKTLSFTKAAELLYTSQPTVSEHIRNLEDQLDCKLFDRLGRSIMPTIQAETLYPKAAAILEDLKQLKDEVSSAGSTVAGELTIGASTIPGTYLLPKYAAAFKKKYPKIIFETQIKDSTRTASAIHDKRLLLAIVGSKTFSRKIEFTPLCEDQLIVIANPENPIPARIKLESLGKYPFITRETGSGTRRNMEKIFTNAGFSPNQLDIVASFGSSTAVKEAVKTNLGIAIVSRYAVETELKMGWLREIQLKDISMNRTFYIAKLAKRSLPRQYQAFYNFLLQQHQEPETV, encoded by the coding sequence ATAGAAACTCGTCACCTTAAAATATTTGTTGCTGTATACAAAACCCTGAGCTTCACCAAGGCCGCTGAGCTACTCTACACCAGCCAACCGACGGTGAGCGAACATATCCGCAACCTGGAAGACCAGCTAGACTGCAAACTCTTCGATCGACTTGGACGCTCTATTATGCCCACCATCCAGGCAGAGACCCTCTACCCCAAGGCCGCTGCCATACTCGAAGATCTGAAACAGTTAAAGGACGAGGTCTCCTCTGCGGGCAGCACAGTGGCAGGCGAGTTGACCATAGGTGCCAGCACCATCCCCGGCACCTATCTCCTCCCCAAATATGCAGCCGCCTTTAAGAAAAAGTACCCCAAGATCATCTTTGAAACACAGATAAAAGATTCTACCCGGACGGCAAGCGCCATCCACGACAAACGCCTGCTCCTGGCCATTGTCGGTAGCAAAACATTTTCCCGAAAAATTGAGTTCACCCCTCTCTGTGAAGACCAACTCATTGTCATAGCCAACCCGGAAAACCCCATTCCCGCAAGAATCAAGTTAGAGTCCTTGGGCAAATACCCTTTTATTACCCGAGAAACAGGCTCCGGTACCCGGCGCAATATGGAAAAGATATTCACCAATGCGGGCTTTTCTCCCAACCAACTCGATATTGTTGCCAGCTTTGGCTCAAGCACGGCCGTCAAAGAGGCGGTAAAGACCAATCTCGGTATTGCCATCGTCTCCCGCTACGCCGTTGAAACAGAATTGAAAATGGGATGGCTCAGAGAGATTCAGCTCAAAGATATTTCAATGAACAGAACCTTTTATATAGCCAAGTTAGCAAAGCGATCTCTGCCACGCCAGTACCAGGCATTTTACAACTTCCTGCTCCAACAGCACCAAGAGCCAGAGACTGTATAG
- a CDS encoding ABC transporter substrate-binding protein, which yields MRLKSIIAGAVISVMVSGVVAFAGPVWDKIQKSKTLRAGIMNNSIPGAYYNDKKEWVGFDVDMAKEIAKRLGLKLEQVLVTDKTRIGFLQQGRIDMSIANMTHKRERDKSIDFSITYFFDGQKMLTRKGKYADWNALVGKTIATVQGTTSEINVKTLMKKMGGAEIVSYQDYPSAFNALQMGRVQAFSTDSTILLGYAAQEPGKYELVGDFFSREPYGIGLPQDESQLRDAVNFALQDMWKDGTYMAIYNKWYGERTPYYFPMTEQIEMWP from the coding sequence ATGAGATTGAAGTCGATTATCGCTGGAGCAGTTATTTCAGTAATGGTGAGTGGTGTGGTGGCATTTGCCGGCCCTGTCTGGGATAAGATCCAGAAGAGCAAGACCCTGCGGGCAGGCATTATGAACAATTCTATTCCTGGCGCCTACTACAATGATAAAAAAGAGTGGGTGGGCTTTGATGTTGATATGGCAAAGGAAATTGCCAAGCGCCTTGGCCTGAAGCTGGAACAGGTGCTCGTGACCGATAAGACTCGTATTGGTTTTTTGCAGCAGGGACGTATTGATATGTCCATTGCCAATATGACCCATAAGCGTGAGCGTGATAAGTCCATCGATTTCTCCATCACCTACTTTTTTGACGGACAGAAGATGCTTACCCGAAAGGGTAAATATGCGGACTGGAATGCCCTTGTTGGTAAGACCATTGCCACCGTCCAGGGAACCACCTCCGAGATTAATGTAAAGACCCTTATGAAAAAAATGGGTGGAGCCGAAATTGTCTCTTATCAGGATTATCCCTCTGCCTTCAATGCCCTGCAGATGGGGCGTGTCCAGGCATTTTCTACGGATTCCACCATCCTGCTTGGCTATGCTGCACAGGAGCCGGGAAAGTATGAGCTTGTCGGTGATTTCTTTTCTCGCGAGCCCTATGGTATCGGTCTTCCTCAGGATGAGTCTCAACTGCGTGATGCGGTAAACTTTGCCCTTCAGGATATGTGGAAGGATGGTACCTATATGGCAATTTACAATAAGTGGTATGGAGAGAGAACTCCCTATTATTTTCCCATGACCGAGCAGATTGAGATGTGGCCATAA
- a CDS encoding amino acid ABC transporter ATP-binding protein, with amino-acid sequence MISFTDVNKWYGDFRVLKDINLTIAEGEVVVVCGPSGSGKSTLIRCISRLEPIQRGHIVVDGHDVNDLKTNLTLLRAEIGFVFQQFNLYPHMTVLENITLAPRLVRGMTSGDAEKLGMDLLKKVDIPDRANHYPSQLSGGQQQRVAIARGLAMRPRIMLFDEPTSALDPEMINEVLDVMRELAREGMTMVCVTHEMGFAREVADRIIFMDEGNLVEQNSPHEFFENPQHGRTKDFLSKILSH; translated from the coding sequence GTGATTTCTTTTACTGATGTAAATAAGTGGTATGGAGACTTTCGGGTACTCAAAGATATAAATCTTACCATTGCTGAAGGTGAGGTTGTGGTTGTCTGTGGGCCTTCTGGGTCAGGTAAGAGTACCCTCATTCGTTGTATCAGTCGCCTGGAGCCTATCCAGAGGGGGCATATTGTGGTCGATGGTCATGATGTAAATGATCTAAAGACCAACCTTACCCTGTTGCGAGCTGAAATAGGCTTTGTCTTTCAGCAGTTTAATCTCTATCCGCATATGACGGTGCTTGAAAATATTACCCTTGCCCCTCGGCTGGTTAGGGGGATGACCTCTGGCGATGCAGAAAAATTGGGCATGGATCTGTTGAAGAAGGTCGATATTCCTGATCGTGCCAATCACTATCCCAGTCAGCTCTCAGGTGGCCAGCAACAGCGGGTTGCCATTGCCCGTGGTCTTGCCATGAGGCCCCGTATTATGCTCTTTGATGAACCGACCTCGGCCCTTGATCCTGAAATGATTAACGAGGTGCTTGATGTTATGAGGGAACTGGCTCGGGAGGGAATGACCATGGTCTGTGTTACCCATGAAATGGGCTTTGCCCGTGAGGTTGCCGATCGTATTATCTTTATGGATGAGGGTAATCTTGTCGAGCAGAATAGTCCCCATGAGTTTTTTGAAAACCCTCAGCATGGAAGGACGAAAGATTTTCTCAGTAAGATCTTGTCGCATTAG
- the cysK gene encoding cysteine synthase A translates to MTTTIGQSIGNTPLLKLGRLDRDCAATILVKQESRNPAGSVKCRVAVSMIETGLREGKISKGTTIVEPTSGNTGIGLAFVCAAKGLRLILTMPESMSIERRKLLAHLGAEIVLTPAAEGMTGAITKAEELLTGLADGFMPDQFNNPANPEIHRQTTGKEILRDTDGRVDIFVAGVGTGGTLTGVGSVLKAKNPRVQVIAVEPATSAVISGEAPGPHGIQGIGAGFIPGNLDISLIDETIKVNDEDALVAAQELATQEGILCGISSGAAFWASLEVAKRPENIGKTIVTILPDTGERYLSTNLFSTS, encoded by the coding sequence ATGACCACAACAATTGGACAATCCATTGGCAACACCCCTTTACTCAAGCTAGGTCGACTTGACAGGGACTGCGCTGCCACCATTCTCGTTAAACAGGAATCACGAAACCCAGCAGGCAGTGTAAAATGCCGGGTTGCCGTCTCCATGATCGAAACAGGTCTGCGAGAGGGAAAGATCTCTAAGGGAACAACCATCGTCGAACCAACCAGTGGCAACACTGGTATTGGGCTCGCCTTTGTCTGCGCAGCCAAGGGATTACGCCTCATTCTCACCATGCCCGAGAGCATGAGCATAGAGAGACGTAAACTCCTGGCGCATCTGGGCGCCGAGATTGTTCTTACCCCGGCAGCCGAGGGAATGACAGGAGCCATCACCAAAGCAGAGGAACTGCTAACAGGCCTGGCTGATGGCTTTATGCCAGATCAGTTTAATAATCCAGCCAACCCAGAGATCCATAGACAAACAACCGGCAAAGAGATCCTGCGAGATACCGATGGCAGGGTAGATATCTTTGTCGCCGGAGTGGGCACAGGCGGCACCCTTACCGGAGTGGGCAGTGTACTTAAGGCAAAAAACCCTAGAGTGCAGGTGATTGCGGTAGAGCCCGCCACCTCTGCCGTTATTTCCGGCGAAGCCCCGGGGCCCCACGGCATCCAGGGTATCGGGGCAGGATTCATCCCCGGTAATCTTGATATCAGTCTCATCGACGAAACCATCAAGGTAAACGACGAAGATGCACTCGTGGCAGCTCAAGAGCTTGCCACCCAAGAGGGCATTCTCTGTGGGATAAGCTCAGGCGCTGCCTTCTGGGCAAGCCTGGAAGTTGCCAAACGACCGGAAAATATAGGAAAAACCATTGTCACCATTCTACCGGATACCGGGGAAAGATACCTCAGCACCAATCTATTTAGCACCTCTTGA
- a CDS encoding AEC family transporter yields the protein MIDIFNAIIPVFVVLLTGFLAGKGNFLGQEAARVINRFVYYIALPCLLFVTTSQAEASDILNGDFILVFLLGSLATIIVSMAGLFFFKKEGLEEYILFLMASTVGNTTYMGIPVLVGLFGARGGVAAVIGTITVNLTLTALGICALSICASNRHDGRDGGSKIKPLIRAFCTPFIIACIIGIGCSLLTIRIPAAISRSAELLGSPTAAAALFAVGLSLARLKPVKKTMLEAGWLSLCKLVFSPLLVLAFCPLFPELDPIWKSCAVLLAAMPLASNVCLISANSNRYIEESSAILFISTLLSALSLTFFTHLLMS from the coding sequence ATGATCGATATTTTCAATGCCATCATCCCCGTATTCGTCGTCTTGCTGACCGGGTTTTTAGCAGGTAAGGGCAATTTTTTAGGGCAGGAGGCGGCAAGGGTCATTAACCGCTTCGTCTACTATATAGCCCTGCCCTGCCTGCTCTTTGTCACCACCTCCCAAGCAGAGGCGTCGGATATCCTCAACGGAGATTTCATCCTGGTCTTCCTCCTTGGCTCCCTTGCCACCATCATAGTGAGCATGGCAGGTCTCTTCTTTTTCAAAAAAGAGGGTCTGGAAGAGTATATTCTCTTCCTTATGGCATCAACGGTTGGCAATACAACATATATGGGCATCCCCGTGCTTGTCGGCCTCTTCGGGGCCAGAGGTGGAGTAGCGGCCGTTATCGGCACCATTACCGTCAACCTAACACTCACAGCCCTGGGCATCTGTGCCCTAAGTATCTGCGCCAGCAACAGGCACGATGGCAGGGACGGTGGCAGTAAGATCAAGCCCCTTATCCGGGCATTCTGCACCCCCTTTATCATTGCCTGTATCATTGGCATTGGTTGCTCTCTTCTTACCATCAGAATTCCTGCGGCCATCAGCCGCTCCGCTGAGCTACTGGGATCACCCACCGCTGCTGCCGCCCTCTTTGCCGTGGGGCTCTCCCTCGCTCGGCTCAAGCCAGTAAAAAAAACCATGCTCGAAGCGGGGTGGCTCAGCCTCTGTAAACTGGTATTCAGCCCCCTGCTTGTCCTGGCCTTCTGCCCCCTCTTCCCGGAACTTGATCCCATCTGGAAAAGTTGCGCGGTACTTCTGGCGGCAATGCCACTTGCCAGCAATGTCTGTCTTATCTCCGCAAACAGTAACCGCTATATAGAGGAAAGCTCAGCCATACTCTTTATCTCCACCCTCCTCTCCGCCCTCAGCCTGACCTTCTTCACCCACCTTCTGATGAGCTAG